Genomic segment of Physeter macrocephalus isolate SW-GA unplaced genomic scaffold, ASM283717v5 random_659, whole genome shotgun sequence:
GGATCAGGTCTGGGGCCTCACTTTTGTTCAGGGGCGCGGGTGAGGGGACCATTGTCATTGTTATATAAGtgtccccaggcctccctgcAGTGGCTCGAGTGGTGGAGGtggatggggagaggggaaggggaggcttcTCTCTTGGTCAGGTAAATGGGCACCAGCCGCTATGGGCACAGAGGCCATAGGAGGAACTCAGGAGGGGCTCCACTGCTGGTTACAGTTCAGCAAGCCCCTCCGCCAGGTTCTCAGAGCTCTCacctgcctcctctccctcctccccagtcagCTCAGGCCCCAGTGAGGGCCACATTCTCACAAAGGCCGTCCTGCTGGCCTGTGGACACACTCACAGGGCAGCAATGCCCCCAATACCCACTGATCACCATGGTCAggctggggatggatggtgggaACCTGCCCCAGGGTCCATTGGAGGTGTTGGGCTGAGCTGGGGACCATGGTAGACCCTACTGGTCACTCTGTGTCCTCTGGGCCTGCGGAGGTTAGCTGGGCAGTAGCTCAGCCTCTCACAGCTTCTCCTTCGGGCTGGACAAGGAGGGGGCCCAGGGTCCACTCAGGGCCCCAGTCTGGGGTCTCCCTGGAGGCTCCTGGTAACAAACGGCCCCTCCCCTTCTGGGTGCTGGTATCCATGGCAACACTGTAGAGCCTTTCTCTCCCCAGGCCTGCTTGGATTTCAGGCCTCAGGTGAGTGTTGGCGGGAGGGCCTTGGGTCTGAGGGGGACAGGGACATCACCGGCAAAGGACTAGCACCTTTGGGGACACTTGCACTAGGCTGGGGGGCAGGACTACAGCTCCTGGAGGGCAAGGGTGACGGGGGATATGACAGGGAATGTGTGAACACCCAAGTGACATGGTGCCAGGGGTGGGGTGACCTGCTGCCCTGGCCTGGTCAGAAACACGCAGGTGTGGACACCCACGTGACTGGCAGTGTGCTGTCCTGTggggcagacacacacacacacaccccttcttgGAGAGTGACGCTCTGTGAACCAGCGGTGCCATCTTGGGGCTGCCGTACACACGCACGTGCGCTGGCCATGTAAGGAGAGCCCTGCAGGGGTGCCCACACACGGGACCCAGGGCAGCCCTACCATCCCTCCTCTCAGCTCCCTCAACAACAACAAGAATGGCCCCTGAGTCTTGTCAGGAGGCTGAAGATGCCGAGGAAGAGGCTTTCCCATCCCTGGTGGACCGAGAACTGGTCAGCGGCCACGTGGGGCCTCCAGCCAGCGCCTCTGCCGACGCTGGGGCTCCCGCGTGCCCTCAGGACACCAAGCCCAGCTCCACCAGGATGGTCTCCTCTGTCAACCCGCAgtaaggaggggaggggggaggtcaGCCGCTTGGGCCAGGCCAGCCAGAGAGCAGGGCCTGATCAAACGGCAGGAGTGCTGGCCTTTCAGGTCTGCCCCGGAGTCCCTGGACCCCCGCATCCTGCGGCTGCTGTGGAGGCAGCGAGAACTGGAGATCCAGGCCCTGCGGTGGGCGATCGAGAACCACCGGGAGGCCCGACACTGCCGTATCCTGCAGGAAGTGGCTGGGCTTCCAGCCGAGAGGTCAGCAGCATACTGCTGGTGCCCCACCTCCCAGTCCCCGTCTCGACCCTAACTCCGAGTttatgtctgactccaaagtccactGCCAAGACCGCAGCCCTGACCCTGGCCCTGACCTTCGCTTCTAGCCCCCGTCCTTACCTGGCCCTgatcccccaccccagccctgaaGAAGTTAATATACTGTAAAGCCACCCAGACCCTCGTCCCGAACATGTCCGTGGGTGCTGAACCCAACCTAGACGCCacctccagcccagacctcttcAAGGCCTGACCTGGCCTGGCCCAGTTGCACTCTGTGCTCTCAGGCCCCTAATGACAGTGAAGCGgagcccctccttctctccttggctGCCGACCCAGAGGTGGGGGCTGCTGAGATTGCCCTTTCCCCCAGGAGCTCGCACAGTCGGAAGCTCTTGCAAAACCAGGTCCGAAAGCTGACTCTGGAGTTGGAAGAGCAGAAAGAACAGGCCCAGCTGGTGAGGGACAGGTGGGATCGGGGAGTGGGGTGCGGGGCCCAAGCCGGGGTGAGGATGGGGGGGGGCCAGGCAGGGCTTGGCCTTGGCCGGCAGGGTCTACAGAAGGCCCCGCCCACCTCTGGGCCCTTCCCCGAACAGGAGAAGGCACACCTGGAGGAGCGGCTGCTGCAGACCGGAGACACCCTGCGGCAGCTGGAGGCCGAGCTGCAGGCCTTGCAGAAGTCCTGCCTCCTGCAGCTGGCCCGCTCCTCCTGGGTGGGCCGCATGCTGCGGTCCTCCGTGGGCAGCGTGGAGGTGAGCCTGGCCCCTGGGCGCCCCCCAAGCCCGCCGTCCTTGGTCTTCCCTCCGACAGGTAGCATGTCCCCTTGAGACTGGTGCTTCCGCTGGGGGTCCCTGGGCTGCCTGGGAGGCCTGCCCCCCTCAGGCTGCCTCTGGAACCAGGACCGAGGCCTGGGACAGGGAGGCGCTACAAGCCCTGTAGTCCCGCCACCTGATGCTTATCGAGTGTGTGACTCAGGTACTGGGGAGGTCAGAGGGgagagtgaccttgggcagaggGGAGCGCTTCCCCCCCCCGCCTGCTGCCCCTTTTGCAGGTGGTGATGGCAGAGACCCTGATGGACCCCAGTGACCTCTCTGAGAACGATCGGTCCCCCACTGCTGGGGAGGTAAGCGAGGCCCTCCAGCTGTGTTCTTGGCTCTGCAGCCCTGCGGGAGGGTCAGGTCATGCGCTTGTTGCCCCCTGGCCAGGGTTTCCAGCTGGAGGATGTGGACTGGAACAGCATCGCCCACCGGTACCCCAACCTCTTCACCAACCTCGAGTCCAGCTCAGATCAAAAGTAACTGCACTGGGTGGGGACTCCctaggggtgaggggaggggagggcttgcCTTGGTTGGTACGGACCAAACTCCAAGTTCCACCCCTTAGTGTCCCTGAACAGGTCACTTAGAAGGGAAAGGGCTCTGGGGCCATCTCTGTCCAGCCATGAGCCCTTTGCCCAGGCTGGATCCTAGGGACTGGGGCCACAACTTGGTGTGCCCTGCCCTCCTTATGGAAGTTggatgggggcagggctggggtccagGAGCTGAAGCCACGGGCAGCGAGCTGATCTTGACCTGCAGGCTCCCCCGGGCCCCGCCACTCCCGGAGCTCCCACCGGCCACACAGCCTGAGCGGCGGAACTCAGGGCTGTGCTGCCGGCAGAGGAGGCATCGTCTCAAGAGCGTCGAGTGGCGCTGCCCGCCCCTGGGGGGCAGCAGCAGCTCCAGGGGCGCCGACTCCGAGGCCAGCGGCTGCCTGCTGACTGCACGTTATCTCGTGCTGAAAGTGACAGGGGACCCTCCCCAGGCGCCAGGCCACACTGCTGAGCAGACAGAGGCACAGGCACAGAACCTCTGTGGGGACAGTCGAGCGACGTCAGAAGGTGGAGTGGGGCGGGTCTCCCCTGgtttctcccccctcccacccccgcaggACTGTGATCTCTGCCCAAAGTCCTCGAGGGTGTCCCCCACCCTCTGGGCTTTCACAGTAGCCCAGTTTGAGGCAGTTGGGGCCTTTCCGGCCACATCCCTAGGGGTTAAGGTGGTCTTGGAGGACTACTGCCACTGCCTTTGTGCTCTGGCTTGAatccacaccccccaccccccacaagcACTGCCAGGCACTCCCCTGCTTCCCTCAGCCTCCTGGGTCCGCCATCTCTCCTGTCTGGGATCTGACCCTTGCCTGGGTGCTGCTTCTCTCCCACGTGGAACCTCAGGGCGCTGTGGGCCAGGTCTGGCCTCACAGGACATGTCCCCAGTGGACCCTCCATGTTGGGGTTCCCCTCCTGGACAGGCCGCCCCTCCCTGGATCTCCGGAAAACCCACTCAGACAGGCACGGCAAGAATGGCCAGGAGCCTGAGTCCAGTGCGGACCCCCACCCGCGGCATTCCGGGCGCTGTCCAAGGTGAGGAGGGGAGCGAGCCCCGAGCGCAGGAGCACGGGCAGGTCTCCTAGCGGGACCACGGTGGAAGGGGCCCGAACGTCTCGGCACAGCGCCCCTGCCCGCGCTCCCGCCCCAGCCCCACAGGCTCCTGCCTGAAGATCACCGCGGTGAGCCGCCGCCGGAGGTTCGTGCGCATCCTTAACCAGTCGCTGGAGGAGACGGCCGACCTGGGTGGCTTCGTGCTGCAGCAGCTGGTGCGCGACTTCCCTGTGTGCATGTACCGCTTCCCGCCCAGCACGCTGCTGGAGCCAAGGCACCACATCACGGTGCGCCCTGCTCCCCGCGGCCCtcgcggccccgccccggccccccgccgccgcccctcgCCCCTCACCCGCCGCCGACGCCGTCCCCAGGTGTGGGGCGAGGCGCCCGGCAGCACCAAGCGGCAGCCACCCTCCTCCTTGGGCCAGGAGCCCGTCCACTTGCACTCCAGCCGGGGCTGCGTGACCCTCCTCCTGAACCCCCAAGGCGAGGTCAGTGCGGGTCCCAGCGGGGGTGGTGGGAAGGGCGGGCTTTGCGGGGTGGTGACCACCGTGTCCCCCACGGCCCCGCAGGTCCTCAGCGAGCACCAGGCCGCGCACTGCGTGACCCTCGTGTGCAGGATCTTTGCCGACAACACCGACTTGTCCATCGACCGTTTCCCGCTCTCAGAGGCCCGGCCCGGTGCCGACCTCGCGGAACAGCAGCCCCTGCCTCGACCCCCGCGCAAGGGTCGGGTGCAGGAGGCCCGGGCCGGGCGCCGGAGGCCGGGGTGGGGACCTCGGGGCCCTCAGTCCGTacctcctcc
This window contains:
- the LOC112066995 gene encoding lamin tail domain-containing protein 2 isoform X3 translates to MAPESCQEAEDAEEEAFPSLVDRELVSGHVGPPASASADAGAPACPQDTKPSSTRMVSSVNPQSAPESLDPRILRLLWRQRELEIQALRWAIENHREARHCRILQEVAGLPAERSSHSRKLLQNQVRKLTLELEEQKEQAQLEKAHLEERLLQTGDTLRQLEAELQALQKSCLLQLARSSWVGRMLRSSVGSVEVVMAETLMDPSDLSENDRSPTAGEGFQLEDVDWNSIAHRYPNLFTNLESSSDQKLPRAPPLPELPPATQPERRNSGLCCRQRRHRLKSVEWRCPPLGGSSSSRGADSEASGCLLTARYLVLKVTGDPPQAPGHTAEQTEAQAQNLCGDSRATSEGRPSLDLRKTHSDRHGKNGQEPESSADPHPRHSGRCPSPTGSCLKITAVSRRRRFVRILNQSLEETADLGGFVLQQLVWGEAPGSTKRQPPSSLGQEPVHLHSSRGCVTLLLNPQGEVLSEHQAAHCVTLVCRIFADNTDLSIDRFPLSEARPGADLAEQQPLPRPPRKGRVQEARAGRRRPGTRVQLPRLSTRKLQRQREEPARPEGAAETLPELLPASRIPIPEAGLRVEDCQARKEHKLRVRRKSVDRGCPMVALSVQSTAESRFGFRFLSCPPITADSRWQV
- the LOC112066995 gene encoding lamin tail domain-containing protein 2 isoform X1, with translation MAPESCQEAEDAEEEAFPSLVDRELVSGHVGPPASASADAGAPACPQDTKPSSTRMVSSVNPQSAPESLDPRILRLLWRQRELEIQALRWAIENHREARHCRILQEVAGLPAERSSHSRKLLQNQVRKLTLELEEQKEQAQLEKAHLEERLLQTGDTLRQLEAELQALQKSCLLQLARSSWVGRMLRSSVGSVEVVMAETLMDPSDLSENDRSPTAGEGFQLEDVDWNSIAHRYPNLFTNLESSSDQKLPRAPPLPELPPATQPERRNSGLCCRQRRHRLKSVEWRCPPLGGSSSSRGADSEASGCLLTARYLVLKVTGDPPQAPGHTAEQTEAQAQNLCGDSRATSEGRPSLDLRKTHSDRHGKNGQEPESSADPHPRHSGRCPSPTGSCLKITAVSRRRRFVRILNQSLEETADLGGFVLQQLVRDFPVCMYRFPPSTLLEPRHHITVWGEAPGSTKRQPPSSLGQEPVHLHSSRGCVTLLLNPQGEVLSEHQAAHCVTLVCRIFADNTDLSIDRFPLSEARPGADLAEQQPLPRPPRKGRVQEARAGRRRPGTRVQLPRLSTRKLQRQREEPARPEGAAETLPELLPASRIPIPEAGLRVEDCQARKEHKLRVRRKSVDRGCPMVALSVQSTAESRFGFRFLSCPPITADSRWQV
- the LOC112066995 gene encoding lamin tail domain-containing protein 2 isoform X2; this encodes MAPESCQEAEDAEEEAFPSLVDRELVSGHVGPPASASADAGAPACPQDTKPSSTRMVSSVNPQSAPESLDPRILRLLWRQRELEIQALRWAIENHREARHCRILQEVAGLPAERSSHSRKLLQNQVRKLTLELEEQKEQAQLEKAHLEERLLQTGDTLRQLEAELQALQKSCLLQLARSSWVGRMLRSSVGSVEVVMAETLMDPSDLSENDRSPTAGEGFQLEDVDWNSIAHRYPNLFTNLESSSDQKLPRAPPLPELPPATQPERRNSGLCCRQRRHRLKSVEWRCPPLGGSSSSRGADSEASGCLLTARYLVLKVTGDPPQAPGHTAEQTEAQAQNLCGDSRATSEGRPSLDLRKTHSDRHGKNGQEPESSADPHPRHSGRCPSPTGSCLKITAVSRRRRFVRILNQSLEETADLGGFVLQQLVRDFPVCMYRFPPSTLLEPRHHITVWGEAPGSTKRQPPSSLGQEPVHLHSSRGCVTLLLNPQGEVLSEHQAAHCVTLVCRIFADNTDLSIDRFPLSEARPGADLAEQQPLPRPPRKGRVQEARAGRRRPGTRVQLPRLSTRKLQRQREEPARPEGAAETLPELLPASRIPIPEAGLRVEDCQARKEHKLRSVDRGCPMVALSVQSTAESRFGFRFLSCPPITADSRWQV